In Urechidicola croceus, a single window of DNA contains:
- the dnaN gene encoding DNA polymerase III subunit beta, whose amino-acid sequence MKFIVSSSQLLKQLQVLGGVINSNNTLPILDNFLFELDTNQLKITASDLETTMSSTIEVESDSEGSIAVSARLLLDTLKTFPDQPLTFKTEDNSTIEISSSHGKYDMAYFGGEEFPKAVSLESPSKTVVNGEILASAISKTIFAAGNDDLRPVMSGVFFQFSPDNLTFVATDAHKLVKYTRTDVSADEVAEFIMPKKPLNLLKGILGNAKSDVTIEYNDSNAKFIFDNIVLECRLIDGKYPNYDAVIPKENPNKLTVDRGTFLNSVRRVSIFSSKTTHQIRLKMAGTELNISAEDIDYSNKADERLNCDYQGDDMQIGFNSRFLTEMLSNLDSNEILIEMSLPNRAGILTPIDGVEEGEEITMLVMPVMLNS is encoded by the coding sequence ATGAAATTTATAGTATCGAGTTCACAATTATTAAAACAATTACAGGTTCTTGGAGGCGTAATTAACAGCAATAACACATTACCAATTCTTGATAATTTCTTATTTGAATTAGACACCAATCAACTTAAAATTACTGCATCGGATCTTGAAACAACAATGAGTTCAACTATTGAAGTTGAATCAGATTCTGAAGGTTCTATCGCTGTATCAGCACGTTTATTATTAGACACCTTAAAAACTTTTCCTGATCAGCCACTTACTTTTAAGACTGAAGATAATAGCACTATTGAAATTAGTTCTAGTCATGGAAAATATGATATGGCTTATTTTGGAGGTGAAGAATTTCCAAAGGCTGTTTCTCTTGAATCACCAAGTAAAACTGTAGTGAATGGTGAAATTTTAGCTTCAGCAATTTCAAAAACAATTTTTGCTGCTGGAAATGATGATTTACGTCCAGTAATGAGTGGTGTATTCTTCCAATTTAGCCCTGATAATTTAACTTTTGTTGCTACTGATGCTCATAAATTAGTAAAATATACGCGAACTGATGTATCTGCAGATGAGGTTGCAGAATTCATTATGCCAAAAAAACCTTTAAACCTTTTAAAAGGAATTTTAGGTAATGCCAAAAGTGATGTAACTATTGAATATAATGATTCAAATGCAAAATTCATTTTTGATAATATCGTACTTGAATGTAGATTAATTGATGGAAAGTATCCTAATTATGACGCCGTTATTCCAAAAGAAAATCCTAACAAACTAACTGTTGATAGAGGTACATTTTTAAATTCTGTACGACGTGTTTCAATTTTCTCAAGTAAAACAACACATCAGATTCGATTAAAAATGGCTGGAACTGAATTAAATATTTCTGCTGAAGATATTGATTATTCAAATAAAGCAGATGAACGTCTAAACTGTGACTATCAAGGAGATGATATGCAAATAGGTTTTAACTCTCGTTTTTTAACCGAAATGTTAAGTAATTTAGATTCAAACGAAATATTAATTGAAATGTCTTTACCAAACAGAGCCGGAATTTTAACTCCTATTGATGGTGTAGAAGAAGGTGAGGAAATCACAATGCTTGTGATGCCTGTAATGTTGAATTCATAA
- a CDS encoding acyl carrier protein phosphodiesterase, whose protein sequence is MIGNFIADAVRGNKYKNFSQGIQNGIILHRHIDTFTDKHEIVRKSKRRLHERYGHYDGVIIDLFYDHFLAKNWNDYSVIPLDIYAQGFYNLLRDNYNILPEKTQQLLPALEKYNWLYNYQFIEGMKSVLQGMNKRTKMISKMDLAIEDLQLYYSDFEKDFTIFFNDLIAFTNKELIQL, encoded by the coding sequence ATGATTGGCAATTTCATTGCTGATGCTGTAAGAGGAAATAAATACAAAAATTTTTCTCAAGGTATTCAAAATGGGATTATTTTACACAGGCACATCGATACCTTTACTGATAAACATGAAATTGTTCGAAAAAGTAAAAGAAGATTACATGAACGATATGGACATTACGATGGTGTAATTATTGATTTATTTTACGATCATTTTTTAGCAAAAAATTGGAATGACTATTCCGTGATTCCATTAGACATTTATGCACAAGGTTTTTATAACTTACTTAGAGACAATTACAATATTTTGCCAGAAAAAACTCAGCAATTACTACCTGCACTTGAAAAATACAATTGGTTATATAACTATCAATTCATTGAAGGAATGAAATCAGTGTTACAAGGAATGAACAAGCGTACAAAAATGATTTCAAAAATGGATTTAGCGATTGAAGATTTACAATTGTATTATTCTGATTTTGAAAAGGACTTCACCATTTTCTTTAATGATTTAATTGCATTTACCAATAAAGAATTAATTCAACTATAA
- the ggt gene encoding gamma-glutamyltransferase → MKKLLLVILLISLFVNCKKEKTKVKPIGLITDNGMIVSARKEASEIGVQILKKGGNAFDAMIATDLALAVAYPFAGNIGGGGFMVYRTSNGKTGALDYREKAPLLASRDMYLDDERNVIEGKSTTGALAVGVPGTIAGLFEVHKKFGSLPFKDLIQPAIDLAKKGVVVTQKQEKRLEKYNHFFEDVNNKKVLLSGDFNENDTIKYIHLAKTLERIRDNGKDEFYKGETGQKLVNHLQENGGIITLEDLEKYEAKWRNPIEFDYKDLRIISMTLPSSGGICLAQILKSIEPYNLKEFEHNSTKYIQLITEAERRAYADRSHFLGDIDFVNVPIDSLTDSNYINHRMSDFSFEKATKSADVSHGKISGYESNETTHYSIIDSFGNAVSVTTTLNGAYGSKVFIEELGFFLNNEMDDFSIKPGTPNMFGLIGAEANAIAPEKRMLSSMTPTIVEQNGKLKMVVGSPGGSTIITSVLQNILNVTEFDMGMQESVSEARFHHQWLPDNIKMEPNAFDLKTKQQLKNLGYEIDESTSVVIGKVDAILVLENGQLEGGADPRGDDTAIGF, encoded by the coding sequence ATGAAAAAGTTACTACTTGTTATATTGTTGATTTCACTTTTTGTCAATTGCAAAAAAGAAAAAACAAAAGTTAAGCCAATAGGTTTAATTACTGATAACGGAATGATTGTTAGCGCAAGAAAAGAAGCCTCTGAAATTGGTGTCCAAATATTAAAAAAAGGTGGGAATGCTTTTGACGCTATGATTGCTACAGATTTAGCATTAGCCGTTGCTTATCCATTTGCTGGAAACATTGGTGGTGGTGGTTTTATGGTATATAGAACAAGTAATGGTAAAACTGGCGCACTTGACTATCGAGAAAAGGCTCCACTTCTGGCAAGTAGAGATATGTATTTAGATGATGAGAGAAATGTGATTGAAGGAAAAAGTACTACTGGAGCATTGGCTGTTGGAGTTCCGGGTACTATTGCTGGATTATTTGAAGTTCATAAAAAGTTCGGTTCACTTCCTTTCAAAGACTTAATTCAACCGGCAATAGATTTGGCAAAAAAAGGTGTTGTTGTAACTCAAAAACAAGAAAAAAGACTAGAAAAGTATAATCACTTTTTTGAAGACGTAAATAATAAAAAAGTATTGTTGAGTGGAGATTTTAATGAAAATGACACTATTAAATATATTCATTTAGCCAAAACCTTAGAACGAATTCGTGATAATGGCAAAGATGAATTTTACAAAGGCGAAACTGGCCAAAAATTAGTAAACCATTTACAAGAAAACGGTGGTATCATAACACTAGAAGATTTAGAAAAATATGAAGCTAAATGGAGAAATCCTATTGAATTTGATTATAAGGATTTGAGAATTATTTCAATGACATTACCTTCAAGTGGTGGAATATGTTTAGCGCAAATTTTAAAGTCTATAGAACCATATAATTTGAAAGAATTTGAACACAACTCTACAAAGTACATTCAATTAATTACAGAAGCGGAACGAAGAGCATACGCTGATAGATCTCACTTTTTAGGAGATATCGACTTTGTTAATGTACCAATTGACAGTTTGACGGATTCAAATTATATTAATCATCGCATGTCCGATTTCAGTTTTGAAAAAGCCACAAAATCAGCAGATGTTTCCCATGGAAAAATAAGCGGTTACGAAAGTAATGAAACTACACATTACTCAATTATTGATTCCTTTGGAAATGCAGTTTCGGTTACAACTACTTTGAACGGTGCGTATGGTTCTAAAGTTTTTATTGAAGAGTTGGGTTTCTTTTTAAATAATGAAATGGATGATTTCAGTATCAAACCTGGAACACCAAATATGTTTGGGTTGATTGGTGCTGAAGCCAATGCAATAGCACCTGAAAAGCGAATGTTGAGTTCTATGACTCCAACTATTGTAGAGCAAAACGGGAAATTAAAAATGGTTGTAGGTTCTCCTGGAGGATCAACCATTATCACTTCTGTATTACAAAATATTTTGAATGTTACTGAATTTGATATGGGAATGCAAGAATCTGTTAGTGAAGCTAGATTTCATCACCAATGGCTTCCTGATAATATTAAAATGGAACCAAATGCATTTGATTTAAAAACGAAACAACAACTAAAGAATTTAGGTTATGAAATAGATGAATCAACTTCAGTTGTTATTGGTAAAGTTGATGCTATTTTAGTTTTAGAAAATGGGCAACTAGAAGGTGGTGCCGATCCAAGAGGTGATGATACTGCTATTGGATTTTAG
- a CDS encoding RluA family pseudouridine synthase, which yields MKLIESHIVPSIEKPIRIQEYAVGIFTTISTKSAIKKALKKGLIKVNDGVVTTAKYIVGGETISLFEIEQITTQKKLKLKLEVIFEDDYLAIVYKPAGILVSGNKFKTISNALIQNLKKSIKIDAVKPQPVHRLDYPTTGLLLIGKTSSSILKLNKLFENKEIQKVYHAITIGDMKSSGSVDFTIDKKESFSYYKVLNTVPSERFKCLNLVKLTPKTGRKHQLRKHLSAIGNPILGDKLYGKDGFILNGKGLYLHAYSLEFEHPFTKEKMYFHKDNPKNFDKIFT from the coding sequence ATGAAATTGATTGAATCACATATTGTTCCTTCTATAGAAAAACCTATTCGGATTCAAGAATATGCTGTGGGGATTTTTACAACAATTTCTACAAAATCTGCCATTAAAAAAGCACTTAAAAAAGGATTAATAAAAGTGAATGATGGAGTTGTTACTACTGCAAAATATATTGTTGGTGGCGAAACAATATCTCTATTTGAGATAGAACAAATTACTACTCAAAAAAAATTAAAACTCAAACTCGAGGTTATTTTTGAAGATGATTATTTAGCGATTGTTTATAAACCGGCTGGAATACTTGTGAGTGGAAATAAATTCAAAACAATTTCAAATGCTTTAATACAAAACTTAAAGAAAAGTATCAAAATTGATGCTGTAAAACCACAACCAGTTCATCGATTAGATTATCCAACTACAGGGCTTTTATTAATTGGAAAAACAAGTTCGTCAATTTTAAAATTGAATAAACTTTTTGAAAACAAAGAAATTCAAAAAGTATATCACGCGATAACTATTGGTGATATGAAATCTTCTGGAAGTGTTGATTTTACTATCGATAAGAAAGAATCATTTTCATATTACAAGGTGTTAAATACTGTACCTTCAGAACGATTTAAATGTTTGAACTTAGTGAAATTAACTCCAAAAACAGGGAGAAAACATCAGTTAAGAAAACATCTATCAGCAATAGGAAATCCCATTTTAGGAGATAAGTTATATGGAAAAGATGGTTTCATCTTAAACGGAAAAGGATTATACTTACATGCATACAGTTTGGAATTTGAGCATCCTTTTACAAAAGAAAAAATGTATTTTCACAAAGACAATCCTAAGAATTTTGATAAAATATTTACCTAA
- a CDS encoding aminotransferase-like domain-containing protein, protein MIKSNTLPSGTRLPGSRNLATLLNVHRKTIVASYEELILQGWIESVSKKGTFVNKNIPLLKQEILSRNIDDTLKLKSGFYFDKNPFVHRKLEIKKEGITYINDGVSDVRLTPVDEIAILYRKLSNKKATLQDLSYGTTYGNDELRTVLVSYLNETRGLNITKDNIMITRGSQMGMYLSSSLLIKKDDYVIVGETNYISTDLTFKYKGAKLLRVPVDENGLIINEVEQLCKKYTIKAIYVTSHHHHPTTVTLSAERRMHLLNLALTYNFAIIEDDYDYDFHYNHAPILPLASHDKNGSVIYVGSVCKTVAPAYRVGYLVASKEFVDECAKLRRFVDRQGDSVLELAFAHFIKNGDLDRHIKKALKIYRERRDYFCYLLQKELGDYFQFEIPKGGMAIWITLDKKYSWEQLSENAKKVKLDLGDWIRYDAMNLGHNAIRMGFASYTINEIEVLIHKLKFTMKIID, encoded by the coding sequence ATGATTAAAAGTAATACACTGCCTTCAGGTACTAGATTACCTGGAAGTAGAAATTTAGCAACATTACTAAATGTACATAGAAAAACAATAGTAGCGTCTTATGAAGAGTTGATTTTACAGGGCTGGATTGAAAGTGTTTCGAAGAAGGGAACATTTGTAAATAAAAATATTCCTCTATTAAAACAGGAAATACTTAGTAGAAATATAGATGATACTTTGAAGTTGAAGTCTGGGTTTTATTTTGATAAAAACCCATTTGTTCATCGGAAATTAGAAATAAAAAAAGAAGGGATTACGTATATCAATGATGGGGTTTCTGATGTAAGGTTGACACCTGTTGATGAAATTGCCATATTATATAGAAAACTATCTAATAAAAAAGCAACACTTCAAGATTTATCCTACGGAACGACTTATGGTAATGATGAATTAAGAACTGTTTTGGTTTCTTATTTGAATGAAACTAGAGGATTGAATATAACTAAGGACAATATTATGATTACAAGAGGAAGTCAAATGGGAATGTATCTTTCTTCTAGTCTCTTGATTAAAAAAGATGATTATGTTATTGTTGGAGAAACAAATTATATATCGACAGATTTAACTTTTAAATATAAAGGTGCAAAATTGCTTAGAGTTCCAGTTGATGAAAATGGATTGATTATAAATGAAGTTGAACAATTGTGTAAAAAATATACAATTAAAGCTATTTATGTAACCTCTCACCATCACCATCCGACTACTGTGACTTTATCTGCCGAAAGAAGAATGCATTTACTCAATTTGGCTCTTACTTATAATTTTGCAATTATTGAAGATGATTATGACTATGATTTTCATTACAACCATGCTCCAATATTGCCATTGGCTAGTCACGATAAAAATGGAAGTGTCATTTATGTAGGTTCAGTATGTAAAACGGTTGCTCCAGCATATAGAGTTGGGTATTTAGTCGCTTCAAAAGAATTTGTCGATGAATGTGCTAAGTTGAGAAGATTTGTTGATAGGCAAGGGGATTCAGTATTGGAATTAGCATTTGCTCATTTTATAAAAAATGGAGATTTAGATCGGCATATTAAAAAAGCACTAAAAATCTATCGAGAAAGACGTGATTACTTTTGTTATTTATTACAAAAAGAATTAGGTGACTATTTTCAATTTGAAATTCCAAAAGGAGGGATGGCTATTTGGATAACTTTAGATAAAAAATATTCTTGGGAACAACTCTCTGAAAATGCTAAAAAAGTAAAATTAGATTTGGGTGATTGGATAAGGTATGATGCTATGAATTTAGGACATAATGCTATTAGAATGGGGTTTGCAAGTTATACAATTAATGAAATTGAAGTATTGATTCATAAATTGAAATTTACAATGAAAATAATAGATTAG